Part of the Harpia harpyja isolate bHarHar1 chromosome 16, bHarHar1 primary haplotype, whole genome shotgun sequence genome, taccaTGGAAACGTTCTCAGCATTAATgatgtaagaaaaaataaacatattttcccCAAGCCCCTGTTAAACTGTGACAAActttccactgttttctttaatGGTGCTGCTAATTGACATGGTAAAGAAGAGTCATTTGCTCCGTTGCAATTACAGTCCCCTACTCCCCCCAAAATCCTGGTTCAACCATGATCTTAGCACTGAGGGAGGCTGCCACAGCTGCTCCTGCATGGACCACTTGGACTTTCTATCACAGAAACCCGCAAGGTTCAGAGGAGTAGAAGCTACAGAAAAAGCTACTGGCCACAGGCAATGGTAGAAAAGGGAGAGAAGTGTGGAGGGAAAGATCTACGTATTATGTAAAACTAAAACCTGGGCACATGCTGCGTTAACAGGTTGTAATTTCCTTCAGGTAGTCACATGCTTTAGCAGAACTCTGCAATTACCACAGTTACAGCTGTCATTATTTCTCCTAACTGTAGTGAACTGCTGTGCAAAAAACAGCAGTGGTACTACAGGATTTGGGAAATTACTGACACTGAATACGACAATACCTCTGATCTTaaagactggggttttttttccccccacataaGTATTTTAGTAATAGTGAAGTGTGGGAACTGGGGGGAAGATACGGAATAAgaataaatagctttaaaaagaaTCTAAAGTGCCTCTGCCTGTTGGTAGCAGCTGTGTaaaggaatgcagaaaaaaaataagtgcgGTGCATTGATTTTTAACCTGCAAGCTGTTTGTAAGTTCTGTGGTTAAATGCCCTGTATTTCCAAGAGAGAAGTAGGCTTTGCACTGTGCTTCTGAACCCTGGGAGCTGAATCCTCAGGGAAGCCATCTGCCCAGCATGGTAGAGGGCAGTTGCTCCACTGAACACGTTCCACACACTCATGTAATTAGGAAGTAACTGAAACCTGTATTCTTCCAAAGCGCCACCATGTGAGGCTGTAAGCCACAGAAACCTGCTGTAGACCAGTTAGAAGATAAACTCATTTTAACCGTTTGGTTTCTAAAAGCCATCGTTTGTTTCTCTGACGTGCATGCATCCATAAATCCACCATCCTCATGCAACTTTCTGTCCATACATCCATCTTGCTACACAGCCATATGTGCGCAGGCATGTCTACTCAACCATCTCTCCATCACTTCTACATGACTGCCTGCACTTTCCTCATTCATTCATCTTCATCTAGCTAACAACCTCTCTTCTAGGCCTCCCACTCCAAAAACGTACACAAACTCCAACCTATTGCGTATTTGTTCATCTTTCATTCTGTCTTACACTTCATTCACTTGGCATCCTGCCATCAATCTTCTCCTCTCCAATATCTTTGCCCTCAGCCCATCCATTTGACAGTTCCCTCAGCCAGCCTCCTCAAACAGAGATCAGTCTAAAAACAAGCAGGGGAAAGCATGTATGGAGAAAACTCTTTCCATACCTTGAAGAGGATCTCAGTTGTCATGGTGAACCCATGAGTGATGATTGGCTCCTCATCCGGGGGACGGCCCTTCCAGCAATCCAGCTCCACGCAGCGGCAGCCAGCCAGCAGCGTCTGGCGATACATTTCAGGAGATGAGATCCCAGAAAACTGACCAGCTGGAGGACAGCAGAAGGAGAGAGGCTCAACGTTAGCTACTCATATGGGACGGTTTCTGCATAAACCAGAGCAACAGAACTCTCTGCCATCCTTGAGCAGGTGTATGTGGCAGACTGACAAGATggttttggttacagggagacattTCTTCTTCTTACACAGCATTTAAGTGCCAAGCCCCTCAGAGTGCATTACAGCCCTCAGCCCTCCAATATTCAGGGCAGATACATCTGCCTGACTGATTGTCAGTATCATTCATCCATCCGCTGTGGTGGTACGTATGCGTTAGAGCTGAGGCAGACTCTGGAACTGCCCATACCTGTTAAATATGTGTTGTGTGATGAATTGATGAAGTAGTGTGAGAGTGGCTGGGTCATGTCCTGGTACAGCTGCAATTTGTCCAGTGCTATCACATTGTTCTCAGGGCCACAGAGAAACCAGACCATCCCCTCTGGAGACAACTGCCctacaaagaaagcaaagctgttaaCAGTACCAAAACCAAATGGTTCTGGCATCTCCTTGCCAGTGCACTGCAACACAGGGACTCATGAGAATCAGGCTGACTGCTCCCCTGGGAAAGTCAGGGTAGCAGAAGGTGCAGGATGCTCTGCTATTTTCATACTATCTTTGTAGGAAGACTTTTGGGCTGAACAAGGCTCACCTCTCTGGATGTTAATCCCACTGGGCTCATACTTCTCTATCAGGCTCTGCACCTGCTCAGGTttggctggtgggaagaggaTGTCATTGAGGCGAGAGTCTCGCTGCTTCTTGTTGATAAACTTTGCCAAGTGCTCTTTGGTCATGTAGGgctttgcttttaaatggctAAGGTGAGAGAATTACAGAGGAGCAGAGGTAAGGCCTGTGTATTACCCAGAAAACCTTTTCACAAAAAAGAGATTGGTCCTTCCTCAGGTTAGCAGTGGGTGTCCACCTCCCTGGGCCcacaattttctgttttgtctacaTTTCTTCCCATAAATGATGCTTCCCACTGTGGCCTATCTTCTTCCTCACTAATTCAATACTGTGAAGAGGCTGTACTGAGGGGAGCACAAAGCGTATTTTGAGCCTCTGACTCAAACTCTAAAAGGACTTGAATTTCAGAGCACACCAAATTGCTTGCCCTATGAAATCAAGTCCATTTAAGAAGTCACAGATTTagctacttgaaaaaaaaaaaaaaagtcactggcTACTTGTGAGGATCTATGGTTCTCATGCTGTGCATAGCCTTGTTTGGGGCTAGCCACAAGCAGTATCACATTAGCATGATCTACTGTTAAGCAGGAATCAGCCCTCCTGACGGTGACAGTTAAGAGTCCTTGCAGCACAGTGAGGTCTCATCCTTTTTATTCACGCTGTGAGTGAAAGTGTTACGTTCACTGGCACTGTTTTGTGACCTGGGTTCCTGCCCTTCTAAGGCTTGAGACCAGACAAAGGACATAGCATAAAATCCCCTCGCCCCTCCTTTTTGCCTCTCTTTTGCCACAAGAGATCAAGTTCTCTGCTGTGGCTTAAGGGAAACTTACTGTGAGGTAAATATCTCATCAATCTCAGGCCGTGGACACAGATTCATGAGGAAAGTTTTATACACTGTCTCAGGGAAGTCCTCTGGGTTGATGGCATCATTCTGAGAATGCAACAAAGACATGTCAGTATCACAAACTCATGATGGCTTTCACCTCTCCATTAACACCCACAGTCCAGCACTTGTTTGTGACAATGCAAGTAAGCGACTGGAACATCTGGCAAGGTGTTTAGGAAAGAACAGATGGAGTGGAGAAGCACCATAATACCCTATTTTAGAACGGACAGTTATTTAAACTGTCCCTTGGTGCCTCTTGTGTGATGGTATAAAGCTAAAGCTTGATGCAGCAGTAGGAGCTGTCAGAGCCTTGGATTGTACTCTGCAGGCTGGTAGAAGCACCAAGATTAACTGTCAGATCTGTTGCttcaaagagaaaacagtgaCACAGGTAGAAGGGAACATGCTGCTTCTTGTGCCACATACTGCAAGTGATGGAGTCGCAAGCATTACTGCAATACGAACAGTAAGAATTGATCCTAGCAGGCTTGCAGTTAAGGCATGACAGCTAGTGGTAAGGAAAAGGTTTCACAGCAACGAAGAGCATCTGGGCTGATGATTTTTTCATACCCAAGGGCAACACGGTCAGGGTAGGCAAATATTCTCAAACTAACGATACCTTTGGCTACCTAGCAAAACCCTTACCTTGCCCTTTGGAAGATGACAAGCGGTTAATGCTGCTTCAACCCTCTTCCTGTCTGCaggaaacatctgaaaaatactgaccagacaggggaaaaaagaaatcaccacAACATAGCAGAAGTGAATTCAGAAAGCCTGGGTTTGggtgcctgggagctgcagccaGAATGCAAGACACTCAAAATGCACAGCAAAGGAGACTGACAGGAAGACTGTAAACATGaaccagagaaaaaaacacagtgTTTCTCCAAAGGAGTAACTGATGCACCAAGTCTTATATACCTACAGTGGATTTTTTGACTGCTGCCTTAATACAGAAgttctgtgtttctgctgtggACTCTGTGAGAGCCCTGTCACTAAACTGCATCAGCTTACTCTCCAAACCCTCTTCactgccctccccctgcccctcttGGAGGTGCCCCCTGTGGTAGCAAGCCTCATACCACAATTCCTCAGGACACTTCCCTCCACAAGATGCTATCCCATGTGGTAGCTGGCATTAGCAAGGAATAACTTTGTAGTCTAGacaacattcaaaaaaaaaaaaaaatcaaacaaacattgTGCACATTTGCTActttgaaaaaaggcaaaattttctgGAACCAAAGGCTTTCCATGAATTCAAGGAACAAACTCATTACACAGGCAAGAAGCCGGTATACTACATGACAGAAGCACAAAAgtctgctgctgcagaaaccaAAGCTCACCTCCAATTTAGAAAGCTGGGTACTGGTCTGCAGGGCAGAATTCACTTGGTCAAGCCTTTAGCATAAAGCAGCCTCTTTGCTGCACTATGGAATAGCAACAATAACTGAACTCTCCCTACTGTCAGAATATCCCAGTCAGCAGCAATGAGGTCTCCTCTGTGGATAAATTTAGATGTCAGCTCTATTAAGCTCCTGGCATCACAGCTGCTTACAGCCAAAAAGGGGAACAAAAAGTGCCAAGTGTGTTGACAGGTGGAAGAGCattcagtgggagctgcagcagaCTTATGCAAACTCAGTGCATATTGGTTCCCAAGCTTCCCTTTGCAAGGCAAAAATTGCAGCACCCTTGTTATGATTCAAGAGGGAATTAAATGTCCAAAGAGAAAGGCAGATGCTCAGTGGAATTTTCAGAAGAATCAGACATGGAGTTTTGAAAGCCTTACATATATCTGCACCTGGAgatactgaatatttttataaatctgGCTCTTAATTTGGACTATTTAATGGTCTAATGCTTTATACAGTAAAGCATTTTTACCACACTGCAAGACAGACAGACGAGGGCATTGAAGAGAGGTACAGCCTGTACCAGATATTTTCTCTAGCTTATTTCAGAAGAATAAGCTGCTTTCTCTCTGCAGTAATGCTACCTTGCTTGCATTTTAAAGATCAATTCAAAATACTCTTCCCTAGTGTGAGTTATTCATTAAAGAcctatacatttttaaaagccctTTGATGAATACACTGGTTTCTGCCAGAATGAAATTCTGCTGGTTGGtggtttagaaaacaaacaacagaaaatgtttattgTAGAATACTGGTCAACCATCCAGGAGCCCATTTAGCAAGCATAGACAATCTAGAATCGCTATGCAACATAACACACAGTAGGTAGCATATTTATTACAGGTGATTAGCGCTTGCCTCTTGTGATGCTATAACACAGCATAAACCTACAAGCAGAGTGGTTCAAGACTTCCCAGTGAATACCCACAAATGCACTATCTGCAGGTCCTTATACTTAAAACAAAAGATAATTTATGCACCCAAAAAGGAATTCAACATGGCAGTGCAGCCTTTTGTCACTCATTCATGACTTGAATCAACATGGAGGAGCCATAGGATCAGTCATGGAGTGATTTTACTAGGGAAGACACTGAGTGGCACAAAATCAATTCTCGATTTATGCCGTGCAGTGCAGGGGGGAAGTAATAGGCTGGTCTTTCCTTCAGCAAAGCAGCCTTGGCTTATTCTAATGGCAGTACTAGCCTGACGCACAAAGCCGACCGTGGGGAAAGTGAAGTGCAAGTCTCCACTGTTCCGTACTTGAACCAGCATTAACATTGGCCCAGACGTTTGCCCTCAAAGGCTGTTTCCCTCTCATGCACACCCAGAGTAAAGACTGAGGGGAGCGGAATTACACCAGTGGAGAACGGTTGTAGTGGTCACATGTGAAGGAGACAAGCAAAAGCAATGGACCCCTACTTCAGGCTAGCCTGGGAGTCAAGCAAAAAGTTCTCCAAATACAGAACTCCTTATATGAAAGGTAAAATGAGTCCTACGCCTCAGCCACCTTTCAAATCATGTTTGCAAAGCAATCTATGATCAGAATTTTACTGAAGTTGCTTGGTATTGTTGATTATTTCTTGGCAACAGCCAGGAAGTGAAATCCATGGCTGTTTAAGGCAATTTCTTGCTGTAGTTGAAGGCCACAAAGGTCTCCTTTCCAGACCCAAATTATGTCCCAGGCCCTTCCCTGGGAGGCACCTAGGTGCAGCAGGAGTCCTTCCATGGCCTGAATCTGGAGGGAATGATCTCTACCTCTTAGGTGCagaaagagaaggcagctgaagCCATTGGGCAATCATCCTCTTACAAGCTGCTCTGCCTTTAGTCTGACTGCACACACAATAAAACAAATATCCATACTCACTTCCTGACAGGAATTTTCCCCTCTGCATTAAGCTGCATCTTCAGCTTCACCAGGCTGTGAAAAAACACAAGATTATGAAAATGCACTTGTACAATCTTAGAGATCCTATTcagtaaggagaaagaaaaaaatatgcaattgGGAAAACAATCTAACAGTTAAATGAAAATCAGACCAATCCTACAGACCATCAGCTTAACCTCAGACAACCTGTTCCTGTTTCTTGGGAAGGACAAACCAGCAAATTATAAGAGCTTAGATATCAGCAATATTTCTCTGAAACATAAGATATAGATATGAGATAATGATATCTCCTATTATTTAGTGTTCCTCAGTGATCCCAGATTGCCAACCAAACAGTATgagagagcaaagaaaaagaggcagcacTTTGTTGGGTGAGTGCTGTGACTGTGGTGGGACACATTTGAGGCTCAGAATTTCAGTTTCTGTAATACCACATGTGTGTTTGACTGGCTCGAGCACTTCTGCGCCAGTCAGTTGTCATGCAACATATGGCTCAAGTACCAACTCCCCTACCTGTGCCTTGGGGCTCCTGAGCTGACACAGGACTTGTTTTGGAGGCTGCCAAAGGACCTGGATGCTAAGAAGCCTTTTCTTTCTAGTACAGACAGAAAGGGCAGGACAAGAACGTTTCAGAGAACAATGTTTGTCAGAAATCACTTACATTTTCTCTAGGAAGGTGTACCGAGAAGCGTTGTATGTGAGGGGATTCCGAACAATGGCCATAATATCCTCAGCCCAGCTCTgggaacaaacacacacacaaggcAGAGGCAGTTGGGCATTACGGAACTGCACCAAGAAGTACACAGCAACAAACATGAAAAGggcatagaaccatagaatgatttgggttggaagggacctttaaagatcatctagttccaacccccctgccatgggcagcgacatctttcactagaccaggttgctcaaagccccatccaacctggccttgatcacttccagggatggggcatccacagcttctctgggcaacctgttcctgtgcctcaccacccccataGTAAAAAACTTCTGCCTTACATCCACTCTAAATCTGCCCTTTCTCAGTTTAATACCaataccccttgtcctgtcactacaggccttggtaaaaaggcCTGTCACAATACTGCTGGGCTCCAAATCCCAACAACTGTGCCCTGGGCTTGGCTATATCACCTTCCTACTGCCTATATATACTAGCAGCTGAAACCTTTCCACTGAGTCTTCTCAGCTGTTTATCCATACAAagcacatgaaggacaaaaatTTCTTCTACTGATTCTCCATCATGCAGGACAGAAGCTTCTAGAACTATGGAGGTACCACACCTTACTGGAACATAAGCCTGCTTGTTTATAACCTTGCCAGTAAGACTGACAGGGTTCAGGTTCCCcatcttcccctctcctttcctgctCCCCACTTAATGCCCCAATCCTTAGTGTTTCCCCGTGTTTTCTAGCCCTCAGGACCCAATACCTTGCCAACATTCTCCTTGTAGGACACAAAGTTATGGAAAGTGAGGTCAACCATGTCAGGGCCAGATACAATAGTCAGAGTCTTAAGCAGGAAGGTGCTGTGAGGGTAATCCAAGTTAAAAACCTCTCGGAGCTTCTGGcactgcaaaagaaacagaacagatggGGATGAAGGGAGAATGAGGCAAACTGtacctgaaaaaaacaggaacCAATCCAAACATTGACCCAAATTCACGGCAAGCTTTTCAAGGGTTGCAAAACTGTTTAACATAATCTTCCTTTCCTtggctttccttatttttcatctttattctgGAGCCTATGTTACCTGGATCCTCCATGAAACAAAACATTGCGACTAACATCACTGCACAAACATGCTGGTTTGGTCTGAAAAAGTAAAAGTTGGAgactgcttttaaagaaattccTTCTGAAACTTCAGCCTGAACTTGCAGACAAGCAGAGGAGTATTTGGCCTGCTCATACCAGAGGTGCATAACCAGGTTACTGCAGACAGCCATTTGTGAAAACACACACTAAGAAGGTCTTTTAGATTAGTGTGATACCTCCCTCCACCACAAGAAAGATGTTGTTTTGGACCCAGAAGGTCTACCCACTTTAGACACGGTCACTGGAGAGGTGGGCTGTTCTTCCTCCAGGTCACGTTTTCTGCTAGTTGTCAAGTTGCTAGAAGTGGTTTTTTCCATAGCAATTACAGTATCCTACAGCAATGGCTCACCAGAGATTTGTTTTGTTAAGTATAAGGCTCATCTGATTAGTCATACTTGGATTTCATCACCATATGAAAGTATTTATAGAATCCCTTTaaattatttagcattttctgcATTCCTACGTAAGGCGTCACTAAGCCAAGGTATCCTGGAGTTGTACTGACAGCCGCTATTTATAATGAAGAGATAAAATTCCCATGTCCTAGAATAAAGCACAGCAATTCATTATCTAAAGCGCAGGATAAATACATATCAAAGCAGACAGGGAGGCTGTCAGAGCACCTGCTCCTTCAGAAACTAAGGGCAAAATTCACGATCTGGGATTGTTAGCAGAGCAGGTCAGACTCAGAAGTTTAACTGGAGCTGGAATCTGAGCTCTTGTTGTATGCACAAACCACAGTTAGACACATGGCTGAGTTACTGCGTTTCAACAAGTTAAAACATCAGTAATACTGTAACACATTACTTATCACGTTAACTTCTGCAAAAGAGGTTTTAGCTAAATGACTTTACCTTTGTGTTTGCTATAAACTTAGAGCACACACAAAGTCAGTCACTGCAGTTCAGCTCATGTTTAGTGACTTGTTAAGCTGCTACCAACTGGACAATGTCTGAATCCTTGCAAGTTGAAGAAAGCGAATTCCCTGATCTCAGACTTCCATGGACCTCAATTTATCCCAAACCAACTAAAAAACCCTATATGCAACCATCTGTCTGCATCACATTGTGATTCAAATGGAAGCAATTCCATTTCTGCCACAGAATTTTCTCTTTACATTTGGACTGTAATAGCAGAAACTCCAAAACAGCTCAGCTTCAGGCGTTCTTAAGTGTCTGTACCATGTCACACACAGAgctgcatatatattttataaggAACTCTGCAGATTTTTTCCACTGCGTTTTTCCAAATTTCTGGACCATTTGCAATTTTGACACCTCTGTAGCAAACAGGCACCTTTAGAAAAAACAGGATGGGCTGGATTATAACTCGTGATCATCTGACTGCTGTCTCTCACTTCATAAAAGCAACTCTCCACAGGGGTAACTCTGAAACCTGTATAATCCAAAAGCATTtagagggaaagaagggggaaaacagTCAGCCACCCAGAAGATTTGCCTATTTTCTAATAGTTAGGGAATTTCTAAAATGCCTCATTTTTGCTTTGTGAGCAATTTTCCTTCACAGAAGTGAGCAGCACCCACATACCCACACCTTTCCACACTCATAGCAACTTCTTGATGGAGCTTAACTTTTCATTACAAGTGGCAAAGTGTTAGGATTTTAACTTTGAATTTAACTTCATCTTTCAAACCCACTGGCCTTTGTTCAGCTTCCTTACCTCTAGTGTTGTAAATTATATGAAGCTAAGACAATAGAGAACTTGTGGTTTATGCTGAACTCATTTCCTGTATTTGTTACAAATCGGCTCCTCCCAGCCCTTCCTTCTCTGCAAACTGGTGTCACTTGGCTCTCCAGCAGACGTTTCTGTTCACGCTGTGTCTCCAGCAAGCTGAATGCTGCATCAGAGCTTTTGCCTTTATCTAGCCGTGCTCCA contains:
- the PLCB2 gene encoding 1-phosphatidylinositol 4,5-bisphosphate phosphodiesterase beta-2 isoform X5, whose protein sequence is MSMLNPVLQPPEVKEYLSKGERFIKWDDETASASPVILRVDPKGFYLYWTNQNKEMEILDITSIRDTRVGRYAKIPKCQKLREVFNLDYPHSTFLLKTLTIVSGPDMVDLTFHNFVSYKENVGKSWAEDIMAIVRNPLTYNASRYTFLEKILVKLKMQLNAEGKIPVRNIFQMFPADRKRVEAALTACHLPKGKNDAINPEDFPETVYKTFLMNLCPRPEIDEIFTSHHLKAKPYMTKEHLAKFINKKQRDSRLNDILFPPAKPEQVQSLIEKYEPSGINIQRVVSRGDGLVSLWP